One window of Elaeis guineensis isolate ETL-2024a chromosome 11, EG11, whole genome shotgun sequence genomic DNA carries:
- the LOC105054424 gene encoding uncharacterized protein translates to MGETWSTTSVHVTALDGLVNVNSLFTIAVFVGLSLTSPGQRSLEGKSTCDAGPDVIRNLLVFEVVSFSFFLFSSLVAQGLKLAINLINSNDVDEAFRAHINARVLRLGMLASAVGSMMGCLFLLLSMVNVIQIRLGMLSCGSSATVRAVAALVTLVSTALVVYISTVLYAFTH, encoded by the coding sequence ATGGGTGAGACGTggagcacgacgagcgtccacgTGACGGCGCTGGACGGGCTGGTGAACGTGAATTCACTTTTCACGATCGCCGTCTTCGTGGGGCTCTCCCTCACCTCCCCGGGCCAGCGGAGCCTCGAAGGGAAGTCCACCTGCGACGCCGGCCCGGACGTCATCCGCAACCTCCTGGTATTCGAGGTGGTCTCCTTcagcttcttcctcttctccagcCTCGTCGCACAGGGCCTCAAGCTCGCCATCAATCTGATCAACAGCAACGACGTCGACGAAGCCTTCCGGGCCCACATCAACGCGCGGGTGCTCCGCCTCGGGATGCTTGCCTCCGCCGTCGGCTCGATGATGGGATGCCTTTTCCTGCTGCTCTCCATGGTCAACGTCATCCAGATCCGCCTCGGGATGCTGTCCTGCGGCAGCTCCGCCACCGTCCGGGCGGTGGCGGCGCTCGTCACCCTCGTCTCCACCGCCCTCGTCGTCTACATCTCCACCGTCCTCTACGCATTCACCCATTGA
- the LOC105054425 gene encoding ammonium transporter 1 member 2-like, with product MSAPSCSASDLAPLLGGTGNSSAAAQYICSQFDTVALQLTDAASAIDTTYLLFSAYLVFAMQLGFAMLCTGSVRAKNTMNIMLTNVLDAAAGALFYYLFGFAFAFGTPSNGFIGRHFFGLKRVPEPGFDYSYFLYQWAFAIAAAGITSGSIAERTQFVAYLIYSSFLTGFVYPIVSHWFWSADGWASPSRPVGKSLLFRSGVIDFAGSGVVHLVGGVAGLWGALIEGPRMGRFDDAGRSVALRGHSASLVVLGTFLLWFGWYGFNPGSFITIYKSYGPIGSIHGQWSAVGRTAVTTTLAGCTAALTTLFGKRLQTGHWNVIDVCNGLLGGFAAITAGCSVVDPWAAVICGFVAAWVLIGLNKLAAKVKLDDPLEAAQLHGGCGAWGIIFTALFAREKYVNEVYPGRPGRPYGLLMGGGGRLLGAHIVEILVIAGWVSCTMGPLFFALHRIGLLRISSEDEMAGMDLTRHGGFAYVYDAEDSASGKDGANGATGFMLMSANVRVEPNSGATTDQV from the coding sequence ATGTCGGCTCCATCATGCTCAGCTTCAGACCTGGCTCCGCTCCTCGGCGGCACCGGCAACTCGTCCGCCGCGGCCCAGTACATCTGCTCCCAGTTCGATACGGTGGCGCTCCAGTTAACCGACGCCGCCTCCGCCATCGATACCACCTACCTCCTCTTCTCCGCCTATCTCGTCTTCGCCATGCAGCTCGGCTTCGCCATGCTCTGCACCGGATCTGTCCGGGCCAAGAACACCATGAACATCATGCTCACCAACGTCCTTGACGCCGCCGCCGGCGCCCTCTTCTACTACCTCTTCGGATTCGCATTCGCCTTCGGGACCCCCTCCAACGGCTTCATCGGCCGCCACTTCTTCGGTCTCAAGCGCGTTCCCGAGCCAGGATTCGACTACTCCTACTTCCTCTATCAGTGGGCCTTCGCCATCGCCGCCGCCGGCATCACCTCCGGCTCCATCGCCGAACGCACCCAGTTTGTCGCCTACCTCATCTACTCCTCCTTCCTCACCGGCTTCGTCTACCCCATCGTCTCCCACTGGTTCTGGTCCGCTGACGGCTGGGCCTCCCCCTCCCGCCCCGTTGGCAAGTCCCTCCTCTTCCGCTCCGGCGTCATCGACTTCGCCGGATCCGGCGTCGTCCACCTCGTCGGTGGCGTCGCCGGCCTCTGGGGCGCCCTCATCGAGGGCCCCCGAATGGGGCGCTTCGACGATGCCGGCCGGTCCGTGGCCCTCCGTGGCCACTCCGCCTCCCTCGTCGTCCTGGGAACTTTCCTCCTGTGGTTCGGCTGGTACGGCTTCAACCCGGGCTCCTTCATCACCATCTACAAGTCCTACGGCCCGATCGGCTCCATCCACGGCCAGTGGTCCGCCGTCGGCCGCACCGCCGTCACCACCACCCTCGCGGGTTGCACGGCAGCGCTCACCACCCTCTTCGGGAAGCGCCTCCAGACGGGGCATTGGAACGTGATCGACGTCTGCAACGGCCTCCTCGGCGGCTTCGCGGCGATCACCGCCGGGTGCTCGGTCGTGGACCCCTGGGCGGCGGTGATCTGCGGCTTCGTGGCGGCCTGGGTGCTGATCGGCCTGAACAAGCTCGCGGCGAAGGTGAAGCTCGACGATCCCCTGGAGGCGGCACAGCTCCACGGTGGGTGCGGGGCGTGGGGGATCATCTTCACCGCCCTGTTCGCACGTGAGAAGTACGTGAACGAGGTGTACCCGGGGCGGCCAGGGAGGCCGTACGGGCTCTTGATGGGGGGAGGGGGGAGGCTGCTGGGGGCGCACATCGTCGAGATCCTGGTGATCGCGGGGTGGGTGAGCTGCACGATGGGCCCGCTCTTCTTCGCGCTGCACCGGATTGGGTTGCTCAGGATCTCGTCGGAGGACGAGATGGCCGGGATGGATCTCACCCGCCACGGGGGCTTCGCCTACGTCTACGACGCCGAAGACTCCGCCAGCGGGAAGGATGGCGCCAACGGCGCCACCGGATTCATGCTCATGTCCGCCAACGTTAGGGTCGAGCCCAACTCGGGCGCCACCACCGATCAGGTTTAG